The stretch of DNA TCCTCTCTGTAGGGATTCACGTCTACAAACTTGGTGTCCTTGCAACACCAGCAGTAGCTTACTTGGTAAAAACTGAGGGAGCCAGTGCAGGTGTCATGATTTCTGCTAGCCATAACCCAGCCCTTGATAATGGAATTAAGTTCTTTGGTGGTGATGGTTTCAAACTAGATGACGAAAAAGAAGCAGAAATTGAAGCCTTGCTAGACGCTGCAGAAGACACTCTGCCACGTCCAAGTGCAGAAGGCTTGGGAACCTTGGTAGATTATCCAGAAGGCTTGCGTAAGTATGAAGGCTACCTTGTTTCAACTGGAACTCCTCTTGATGGAATGAAGGTTGCCTTGGATACAGCCAATGGTGCAGCTTCTACAAGTGCCCGTCAAATCTTTGCAGATCTTGGTGCTCAATTAACTGTTATCGGGGAAACACCAGATGGTCTTAACATCAACCTTAATGTTGGTTCAACCCACCCAGAAACCCTTCAAGAAGTGGTCAAAGAAAGTAGCTCAGCTATTGGTTTGGCCTTTGACGGTGACAGTGACCGCTTGATTGCTGTTGATGAAAATGGTGAGATCGTCGATGGTGATAAGATTATGTACATCATCGGGAAATACCTTTCTGAAAAAGGACAATTGGCCCAAAATACAATCGTGACAACCGTTATGTCTAACCTTGGTTTCCACAAGGCCTTGGACCGTGAAGGCATTAACAAGGCAGTCACTGCAGTTGGCGATCGTTACGTTGTTGAAGAAATGAGAAAATCAGGCTACAACCTTGGTGGTGAACAGTCTGGTCACGTTATCTTGATGGATTACAATACAACAGGTGATGGTCAATTATCAGCTGTCCAATTGACAAAAATCATGAAGGAAACTGGTAAGAGCTTGTCAGAGTTGGCAGCAGAAGTAACCATCTATCCACAAAAATTAGTCAATATCCGAGTGGAAAATGCCATGAAGGAAAAGGCTATGGAAGTGCCAGCTATCAAGGATATCATCGAGAAGATGGAAGAAGAAATGGCAGGGAATGGCCGTATCCTAGTACGCCCAAGTGGAACAGAGCCCCTCTTGCGTGTTATGGCAGAAGCGCCTACAACAGAAGAAGTGGACTACTATGTTGATACCATCGCAGACGTAGTTCGAGCTGAAATCGGGATTGACTAAATCCTAGAAAACTAGATGAAAATAAAAAATTATGGTACAATAGCTTATAATATTGTAGCCAAGGGAGAAAGACATGAATCTTAAACGTGAACAAGAATTTGTTAGTCAGTATCATTTTGATGCGCGTAATTTTGAATGGGAAAATGAAAATGGAGCTCCTGAAACTAAGGTGGATGTGAACTTCCAATTACTCCAACATGACCAAGAAAATCAAGTGACTTCTTTAGTGGTTGTCTTAAGTTTTATGATTGTCTTTGACAAATTTGTTATCAGTGGAACGATTTCCCAAGTGAACCATATCGATGGCCGTATTGTTAACGAACCAAGTGAATTGAACCAAGAAGAAGTGGAAACCTTGGCTCGTCCATGTTTGAACATGCTCAACCGTTTGACTTATGAAGTAACTGAAATTGCATTAGACTTACCAGGAATCAATTTGGAGTTCTAATATGAAATTAGCTGTTATCACAGATTCCTCTGCCTATCTCAGTGCAGAGGCCTTGCAAAGAGAAGATTTATATGTCTTGGATATTCCTGTCAATATTGATGGTGAGGAGTATGTCGAAGGTATTAATCTGACTGCTGAGGAATTTTACCAAAAAATGGCTCAGGCTTCTGAATTGCCTAAGACCAGTCAACCAAGTATTGCCAAGCTAGATGAGATTCTAACTTCGCTCAAAGAACAAGGCTATACCCATGCTTTGGGGCTTTTCCTATCTTCTGGAATTTCAGGTTTTTACCAAAATATCCAGTATATGATAGAAGAATATGAGGGTTTAACTATTGCTTTCCCAGACACTTTGATTACAAGTGCTCCTCTGGGTATCATGGTTGAAAGTGTCTTTAACTGGCGAGACCAGGGTGATGACTTTGCCATTATTCAGGATAAGCTAGCTATTCAGATTAGTCATACATCTGCTTTCATCATGGTGGATGACTTGGACCATTTGGTTAAAGGTGGACGCCTTTCAAATGGAGCTGCGATTTTGGGCAATCTGCTAAGCATTAAGCCAATTCTTTATTTCAACGACCAAGGTGTGATTGAAGTGTACGAAAAAGTTCGTACTGAAAAGAAAGCAGCCAAGCGTTTAATTGAGATTATCAAGGAAGCCACAGCTTCAGGCAAATACCGTATCATTGTCATTCACGGAAATGCTCCTGAAAAGGCTGAAGAATTGCGTCAGCACTTACTTGAATCTGGAGTGGGTACAGATATTTCACTTGCTACATTTGGTAGTGTCATTGGAACACACCTAGGAGCAGGAAGCATTGCTTTAGGTTATATTCCAGTGATTTAGTTGGCGCTTTTGAGCTAGTTAAGAAATCTTGTATCTTAGAGATTGAACACGGACCACCTGCCTCTTGAAAAAAGATGACTGTTTTTCCTTTCGTGGAAAGTCAGCGCCATTCCCTATTTTTCATGGGCAGCTAAGGTCCTTTGTATCTTGATAATTGAACACGCCTGGAACCCTGTGTGAAAAAGATAGTTCTTCCAAGGAGTATCTACTCCTTGATCAGAACTCCTATTTTCACTTTGTGTTCTTGCAGGCTTTGTATCTTAGAAATTGAACACGGACTACCTGCCTCTTGAAAAAAGATGCCTGTCTTGCCTTTCATGGAAAGTCAGCGTCATTCCCTATTTTTCAAGGGCAGCTAACGTCCTTTGTATCTTAGTCAGGAGTAGATATGAGTATTCGAGTAATTATTGCTGGTTTTAAGGGAAAGATGGGCCAGGCTGCTTGTCAGATGGTCTTGGCTGATCCAGACTTGGACTT from Streptococcus mitis encodes:
- a CDS encoding DUF1149 family protein, which translates into the protein MNLKREQEFVSQYHFDARNFEWENENGAPETKVDVNFQLLQHDQENQVTSLVVVLSFMIVFDKFVISGTISQVNHIDGRIVNEPSELNQEEVETLARPCLNMLNRLTYEVTEIALDLPGINLEF
- a CDS encoding DegV family protein, whose product is MKLAVITDSSAYLSAEALQREDLYVLDIPVNIDGEEYVEGINLTAEEFYQKMAQASELPKTSQPSIAKLDEILTSLKEQGYTHALGLFLSSGISGFYQNIQYMIEEYEGLTIAFPDTLITSAPLGIMVESVFNWRDQGDDFAIIQDKLAIQISHTSAFIMVDDLDHLVKGGRLSNGAAILGNLLSIKPILYFNDQGVIEVYEKVRTEKKAAKRLIEIIKEATASGKYRIIVIHGNAPEKAEELRQHLLESGVGTDISLATFGSVIGTHLGAGSIALGYIPVI
- the glmM gene encoding phosphoglucosamine mutase, translated to MGKYFGTDGVRGEANVELTPELAFKLGRFGGYVLSQHETEAPKVFVGRDTRISGEMLESALVAGLLSVGIHVYKLGVLATPAVAYLVKTEGASAGVMISASHNPALDNGIKFFGGDGFKLDDEKEAEIEALLDAAEDTLPRPSAEGLGTLVDYPEGLRKYEGYLVSTGTPLDGMKVALDTANGAASTSARQIFADLGAQLTVIGETPDGLNINLNVGSTHPETLQEVVKESSSAIGLAFDGDSDRLIAVDENGEIVDGDKIMYIIGKYLSEKGQLAQNTIVTTVMSNLGFHKALDREGINKAVTAVGDRYVVEEMRKSGYNLGGEQSGHVILMDYNTTGDGQLSAVQLTKIMKETGKSLSELAAEVTIYPQKLVNIRVENAMKEKAMEVPAIKDIIEKMEEEMAGNGRILVRPSGTEPLLRVMAEAPTTEEVDYYVDTIADVVRAEIGID